A stretch of the Rhizomicrobium sp. genome encodes the following:
- a CDS encoding TonB-dependent receptor: protein MGAVLLSAIPQAAQAQDQTQGSIETVVVTALKRDVSVENAPAAITALSGDQLRNDQITNVAQISEKVPSLDIGAAGGTTLVAIRGVSMDAIIGGLEGSVAIHNNGVYLSQAAPMDFLLMDVGSVEVLRGPQGTLYGRNATGGAINFAPAQPTDTFGGYINAGYGNYNTWRVESAVSGPLTDNLQGRLYVMHDARETGYAENLATGNRLGGYSESGARGALRYEPTSDLTVDLSGFWFNDYDTLDFWTNTTPPSAAAIASNPDFLNHPISFDPRKFYFDFEPAAHQLDEGAQLEANWVISPDIALRSSTAYVYLNFTRQHGDCEATATPTCSANRIDKSKSFQQEFDLKFSLFNKRLSGLLGAFYDQDKGDFDQEFPWNNAAQGFVFVDGAPLPNGSQTEQIFTQTTTSKALFTDLTLKLTDAVDLYGGARWSEDRRSILLTSGLQVVPGLVLGCSDDTDRATFNNISGKAGVQYHFSDGGQIYAQWQQGFKAGGFNPAACSGASDAIFKPETITAYEIGYKTTAFDDTLTFNAAAFYYDYSNLQIAQIFGVSYQIVNAASATIGGVELESTWKPTSALSFDANASLIPEAKYGDYDNFDPLNPGSGTIPCANAPLPTDLCEVLTGKRLNRAPKFTLNFGAQYDWALSGLGDLVLRGEVYHSSDVYFRPFNLPSDTQSAYTLGNLYATFIPENSNFAVRAYVRNVSNETVLTGEFTEDVTQSMEGQFAPPRTYGVTASYTF from the coding sequence GTGGGCGCTGTGTTGCTTTCGGCCATTCCACAAGCCGCACAGGCTCAGGACCAGACCCAGGGCTCAATCGAGACGGTGGTCGTTACCGCACTGAAGCGCGATGTGTCGGTGGAAAACGCGCCTGCGGCGATCACGGCCCTAAGTGGCGACCAGCTTCGCAACGATCAAATCACGAATGTCGCCCAAATAAGCGAGAAAGTGCCGAGCTTGGACATCGGCGCCGCAGGCGGGACGACGCTCGTCGCAATTCGCGGCGTGAGCATGGACGCCATCATCGGCGGGCTGGAAGGGTCGGTCGCGATCCACAACAACGGCGTCTATCTCTCGCAAGCCGCTCCGATGGACTTCCTCCTGATGGACGTCGGCTCCGTCGAAGTCCTGCGCGGTCCGCAGGGTACGCTCTATGGACGCAACGCGACCGGCGGCGCCATCAATTTCGCCCCGGCTCAACCGACGGATACGTTCGGCGGCTACATAAACGCCGGGTACGGCAACTACAACACCTGGCGGGTGGAAAGCGCCGTTTCCGGTCCGCTCACGGACAATCTCCAAGGGCGGCTTTATGTGATGCACGACGCCCGCGAAACGGGATATGCCGAAAATCTCGCCACGGGGAATCGCCTGGGCGGCTACAGCGAATCGGGCGCGCGCGGCGCCCTTCGATACGAACCGACGAGCGACCTCACGGTCGATCTTTCCGGATTCTGGTTCAACGACTACGATACGCTGGACTTCTGGACCAATACGACGCCCCCCAGCGCCGCGGCCATCGCCTCAAATCCCGATTTTTTGAATCATCCCATTTCCTTCGATCCCCGCAAATTTTATTTCGATTTCGAACCGGCGGCCCATCAATTGGACGAAGGCGCCCAGCTCGAAGCAAATTGGGTGATCTCGCCGGACATCGCGCTGCGATCCAGCACCGCCTATGTCTATCTGAACTTCACGCGCCAGCACGGCGATTGCGAAGCAACCGCCACCCCGACCTGCAGCGCCAATCGCATCGACAAGTCGAAATCGTTTCAGCAGGAATTCGATCTCAAATTCTCGCTGTTCAACAAGCGGCTGAGCGGCCTGTTGGGCGCCTTCTACGATCAGGACAAGGGCGACTTCGATCAAGAGTTTCCATGGAACAACGCCGCCCAGGGATTCGTTTTCGTCGACGGCGCACCGCTCCCGAACGGTTCCCAGACGGAGCAAATCTTCACGCAGACCACGACCTCGAAGGCGCTGTTCACCGATCTCACCCTCAAACTGACGGACGCCGTGGATCTATACGGCGGCGCGCGATGGAGCGAAGATCGGCGAAGCATATTGCTGACAAGCGGTTTGCAGGTGGTACCCGGCCTGGTCCTGGGCTGCTCCGACGACACCGATCGCGCCACGTTCAACAACATCTCCGGCAAAGCCGGAGTGCAGTATCATTTTTCCGATGGCGGACAGATATACGCCCAATGGCAACAGGGCTTTAAAGCCGGTGGGTTCAATCCTGCCGCCTGTTCCGGCGCCAGCGACGCGATCTTCAAGCCGGAGACCATCACCGCCTATGAGATCGGATACAAGACCACGGCATTCGACGACACATTGACGTTCAATGCGGCTGCCTTCTACTACGACTACAGCAATCTTCAGATCGCGCAGATCTTCGGTGTCAGCTATCAAATCGTGAACGCCGCCTCCGCGACGATCGGCGGTGTCGAATTGGAAAGCACCTGGAAGCCAACCAGTGCGCTGTCGTTCGACGCAAACGCGTCTTTGATACCGGAGGCCAAATACGGCGATTACGACAACTTCGATCCCCTCAATCCGGGATCGGGTACGATTCCCTGCGCCAACGCCCCCCTTCCCACCGATTTATGTGAGGTTCTGACCGGCAAGCGTTTGAATCGCGCGCCGAAATTCACATTGAACTTCGGGGCGCAATACGACTGGGCGCTGTCCGGACTTGGCGACCTCGTCCTGCGGGGCGAAGTCTATCACTCCAGCGACGTCTACTTCCGACCGTTCAATCTGCCGAGCGACACGCAATCGGCATATACGTTGGGCAACCTCTACGCCACGTTCATCCCCGAAAATTCGAATTTCGCCGTGAGGGCGTATGTTCGCAACGTCTCCAACGAGACCGTTCTTACCGGTGAGTTCACCGAAGACGTCACGCAGTCCATGGAGGGCCAGTTCGCGCCTCCGCGCACTTACGGAGTGACCGCGTCTTACACCTTCTAA